In Macrotis lagotis isolate mMagLag1 chromosome 8, bilby.v1.9.chrom.fasta, whole genome shotgun sequence, a single genomic region encodes these proteins:
- the LSM5 gene encoding U6 snRNA-associated Sm-like protein LSm5 → MAVNATTNPSQLLPLELVDKCIGSRIHIVMKSDKEIVGTLLGFDDFVNMVLEDVTEFEITPEGRRITKLDQILLNGNNITMLVPGGEGPEV, encoded by the exons ATGGCGGTCAACGCCACCACCAACCCGTCGCAGCTGCTGCCGCTCG AGCTCGTGGACAAATGCATAGGCTCGAGGATTCACATCGTGATGAAGAGTGACAAAGAGATCGTGGGCACGCTGCTGGGGTTCGATGACTTTGTCA ATATGGTGTTGGAAGATGTCACTGAGTT tgAGATCACACCTGAAGGAAGGAGGATCACCAAGCTAGATCAGATCTTGCTAAATGGAAATAACATCACGATG CTGGTTCCTGGAGGAGAAGGGCCTGAAGTATGA